One genomic region from Loxodonta africana isolate mLoxAfr1 chromosome 17, mLoxAfr1.hap2, whole genome shotgun sequence encodes:
- the N4BP2L1 gene encoding NEDD4-binding protein 2-like 1 isoform X5: MEDSFLESFGRLSLQQRQQPRPPPPRGTAPRRHSFRKHLYLLRGLPGSGKTTLARQLQHDFPRAVIFSTDDFFSRDDGTYEFNPDFLEEAHKWNQKREETFMESQGRRYTA, from the exons ATGGAGGACAGTTTTCTGGAATCCTTCGGGAGGCTCAGCCTCCAGCAGCGGCAGCAGCCTCGGCCGCCGCCCCCGCGCGGGACAGCTCCGCGCCGCCACAGCTTCAGAAAACACCTCTACCTCCTGCGAGGCCTCCCGGGCTCGGGGAAGACCACGCTGGCCAG ACAGTTGCAGCATGACTTCCCCAGGGCTGTGATTTTCAGCACGGATGACTTCTTCTCCCGGGATGATGGCACCTATGAGTTCAACCCTGACTTCCTGGAGGAAGCTCACAAATGGAATCAGAAAAGAG AAGAAACATTCATGGAGTCCCAAGGGAGAAGATACACCGCATGA
- the N4BP2L1 gene encoding NEDD4-binding protein 2-like 1 isoform X3 — MEDSFLESFGRLSLQQRQQPRPPPPRGTAPRRHSFRKHLYLLRGLPGSGKTTLARQLQHDFPRAVIFSTDDFFSRDDGTYEFNPDFLEEAHKWNQKRACPSVITALDSRKKRISDNARKAMRNGTSPIIIDNTNLHAWEMKPYAVMKKHSWSPKGEDTPHEGTV; from the exons ATGGAGGACAGTTTTCTGGAATCCTTCGGGAGGCTCAGCCTCCAGCAGCGGCAGCAGCCTCGGCCGCCGCCCCCGCGCGGGACAGCTCCGCGCCGCCACAGCTTCAGAAAACACCTCTACCTCCTGCGAGGCCTCCCGGGCTCGGGGAAGACCACGCTGGCCAG ACAGTTGCAGCATGACTTCCCCAGGGCTGTGATTTTCAGCACGGATGACTTCTTCTCCCGGGATGATGGCACCTATGAGTTCAACCCTGACTTCCTGGAGGAAGCTCACAAATGGAATCAGAAAAGAG CATGCCCGAGCGTGATAACCGCCCTAGATTCCAGGAAAAAGAGAATTAGTGATAACG CAAGAAAAGCAATGAGGAATGGCACATCCCCCATAATTATTGATAATACCAACCTGCACGCCTGGGAAATGAAGCCCTATGCCGTCATG AAGAAACATTCATGGAGTCCCAAGGGAGAAGATACACCGCATGAAGGAACAGTATGA
- the N4BP2L1 gene encoding NEDD4-binding protein 2-like 1 isoform X4 — protein MEDSFLESFGRLSLQQRQQPRPPPPRGTAPRRHSFRKHLYLLRGLPGSGKTTLARQLQHDFPRAVIFSTDDFFSRDDGTYEFNPDFLEEAHKWNQKRARKAMRNGTSPIIIDNTNLHAWEMKPYAVMKKHSWSPKGEDTPHEGTV, from the exons ATGGAGGACAGTTTTCTGGAATCCTTCGGGAGGCTCAGCCTCCAGCAGCGGCAGCAGCCTCGGCCGCCGCCCCCGCGCGGGACAGCTCCGCGCCGCCACAGCTTCAGAAAACACCTCTACCTCCTGCGAGGCCTCCCGGGCTCGGGGAAGACCACGCTGGCCAG ACAGTTGCAGCATGACTTCCCCAGGGCTGTGATTTTCAGCACGGATGACTTCTTCTCCCGGGATGATGGCACCTATGAGTTCAACCCTGACTTCCTGGAGGAAGCTCACAAATGGAATCAGAAAAGAG CAAGAAAAGCAATGAGGAATGGCACATCCCCCATAATTATTGATAATACCAACCTGCACGCCTGGGAAATGAAGCCCTATGCCGTCATG AAGAAACATTCATGGAGTCCCAAGGGAGAAGATACACCGCATGAAGGAACAGTATGA
- the N4BP2L1 gene encoding NEDD4-binding protein 2-like 1 isoform X2, which yields MEDSFLESFGRLSLQQRQQPRPPPPRGTAPRRHSFRKHLYLLRGLPGSGKTTLARQLQHDFPRAVIFSTDDFFSRDDGTYEFNPDFLEEAHKWNQKRARKAMRNGTSPIIIDNTNLHAWEMKPYAVMALENNYEVIFREPATHWKFNVPELARRNIHGVPREKIHRMKEQYEHGVTFHSVLHAEKPSRATRSQDRNTVAPSDGMGDWHAFAEFPGRRAHGGFANGGFFSRRGGCHHGY from the exons ATGGAGGACAGTTTTCTGGAATCCTTCGGGAGGCTCAGCCTCCAGCAGCGGCAGCAGCCTCGGCCGCCGCCCCCGCGCGGGACAGCTCCGCGCCGCCACAGCTTCAGAAAACACCTCTACCTCCTGCGAGGCCTCCCGGGCTCGGGGAAGACCACGCTGGCCAG ACAGTTGCAGCATGACTTCCCCAGGGCTGTGATTTTCAGCACGGATGACTTCTTCTCCCGGGATGATGGCACCTATGAGTTCAACCCTGACTTCCTGGAGGAAGCTCACAAATGGAATCAGAAAAGAG CAAGAAAAGCAATGAGGAATGGCACATCCCCCATAATTATTGATAATACCAACCTGCACGCCTGGGAAATGAAGCCCTATGCCGTCATG gcaCTTGAGAATAACTATGAAGTTATATTCCGAGAACCTGCCACTCACTGGAAATTCAACGTTCCCGAGTTAGCCAG AAGAAACATTCATGGAGTCCCAAGGGAGAAGATACACCGCATGAAGGAACAGTATGAACACGGCGTCACCTTTCACAGTGTGCTTCATGCAGAGAAACCGAGCCGAGCCACCAGAAGCCAGGACAGAAATACCGTAGCGCCTTCCGATGGCATGGGGGACTGGCACGCCTTTGCAGAGTTTCCCGGCCGGAGGGCCCACGGTGGCTTTGCCAATGGTGGCTTCTTCAGCAGGAGGGGTGGTTGCCACCATGGATATTAG
- the N4BP2L1 gene encoding NEDD4-binding protein 2-like 1 isoform X1, with protein MEDSFLESFGRLSLQQRQQPRPPPPRGTAPRRHSFRKHLYLLRGLPGSGKTTLARQLQHDFPRAVIFSTDDFFSRDDGTYEFNPDFLEEAHKWNQKRACPSVITALDSRKKRISDNARKAMRNGTSPIIIDNTNLHAWEMKPYAVMALENNYEVIFREPATHWKFNVPELARRNIHGVPREKIHRMKEQYEHGVTFHSVLHAEKPSRATRSQDRNTVAPSDGMGDWHAFAEFPGRRAHGGFANGGFFSRRGGCHHGY; from the exons ATGGAGGACAGTTTTCTGGAATCCTTCGGGAGGCTCAGCCTCCAGCAGCGGCAGCAGCCTCGGCCGCCGCCCCCGCGCGGGACAGCTCCGCGCCGCCACAGCTTCAGAAAACACCTCTACCTCCTGCGAGGCCTCCCGGGCTCGGGGAAGACCACGCTGGCCAG ACAGTTGCAGCATGACTTCCCCAGGGCTGTGATTTTCAGCACGGATGACTTCTTCTCCCGGGATGATGGCACCTATGAGTTCAACCCTGACTTCCTGGAGGAAGCTCACAAATGGAATCAGAAAAGAG CATGCCCGAGCGTGATAACCGCCCTAGATTCCAGGAAAAAGAGAATTAGTGATAACG CAAGAAAAGCAATGAGGAATGGCACATCCCCCATAATTATTGATAATACCAACCTGCACGCCTGGGAAATGAAGCCCTATGCCGTCATG gcaCTTGAGAATAACTATGAAGTTATATTCCGAGAACCTGCCACTCACTGGAAATTCAACGTTCCCGAGTTAGCCAG AAGAAACATTCATGGAGTCCCAAGGGAGAAGATACACCGCATGAAGGAACAGTATGAACACGGCGTCACCTTTCACAGTGTGCTTCATGCAGAGAAACCGAGCCGAGCCACCAGAAGCCAGGACAGAAATACCGTAGCGCCTTCCGATGGCATGGGGGACTGGCACGCCTTTGCAGAGTTTCCCGGCCGGAGGGCCCACGGTGGCTTTGCCAATGGTGGCTTCTTCAGCAGGAGGGGTGGTTGCCACCATGGATATTAG